The following proteins come from a genomic window of Sardina pilchardus chromosome 1, fSarPil1.1, whole genome shotgun sequence:
- the LOC134075098 gene encoding stonustoxin subunit beta-like produces MALSRGEAAGLLSAPLRRSVRRPKPDTSSVVSVSQTLREKTCLLEVSSSVKASLYSGLVELLGEGQPLQWTAGAPWPASTVDWWSSSVKASLCSGLVELGGSAKYLKKKTSSARQCSVTLKYHVTTEFKELLISELGTPKPDVLDTADATHVVVGVLYGAHALMEFKDTAGDASSKQEILGNLKVMIDRIPKCNISVDGRLQLDDKDREKVKNMSCEFYGDVHLKDLPSTYEEAVKVYKKLPSLLGQKGENTVPVKVSLYPLSMFGNTESKLKNMISVKLVADVEKAMDAFHQAEIRTSDLLERSREIKTEDIVQKLERFRSSLRIFTVNFLRKMGDLIPAIRGGNMEENALGDLMKFQDASGFSGKDMKLWLDGKETEINVVTKNITKLKSEIRPPGPELDSFLMDPDVTDVFVFSFTSLSYDEPYLEQISQAAENFKSGSTTFSTPERNPGKEVDAPWYRRPEVKEALGSAREVFNKAPLKVISFISDTRYPGASVRWYHNAHLKDPHVTTIPVHLHTREFTLDPNTVSRYLRLSEGNRKVTHAGEKQPYPDHPDRFTGNFFAGLITCPQVLSREPLPGRCYWECEWSGRGVYVGVAYTSMSRREFIGYSAKAWCLYCCSDEYEAYHNSNRTVPPVTPADSRRVGVYVDREVGTLSFYRVSSDTLTHLHTFTTTFTSEPLHAAIYVYPDSSVSLI; encoded by the exons ATGGCCCTCTCAAGGGGAGAAGCAGCAGGCCTCTTATCTGCACCCCTCAG ACGCTCCGTGAGAAGACCAAAGCCTGATACGAGTTCTGTGGTGTCCGTGTCGCAGACGCTCCGTGAGAAGACCTGCCTGCTGGAGGTAAGCTCCTCGGTGAAGGCCAGCCTCTACAGTGGGCTGGTGGAGCTCCTCGGTGAAGGCCAGCCTCTACAGTGGACTGCTGGAGCTCCTTG GCCAGCCTCTACAGTGGACTGGTGGAGCTCCTCGGTGAAGGCCAGCCTCTGCAGTGGGCTGGTGGAGCTCGGAGGCTCTGCCAAGTACCTGAAGAAGAAGACCTCCTCCGCTCGCCAGTGCAGCGTCACCCTCAAATACCACGTGACCACCGAGTTTAAAGAGCTCCTGATATCTGAGCTCGGGACTCCAAAGCCGGATGTTTTGGACACGGCAGATGCCACTCATGTGGTGGTGGGAGTGCTCTACGGGGCTCACGCACTGATGGAGTTTAAAGACACAGCCGGCGATGCTTCCAGCAAGCAGGAAATCCTGGGGAACCTGAAGGTAATGATCGACAGGATACCGAAATGTAACATCAGCGTTGATGGAAGGTTACAGTTGGACGATAAAGACAGGGAGAAGGTGAAGAACATGAGCTGTGAGTTCTACGGTGACGTTCATCTGAAGGACCTTCCATCTACGTACGAGGAGGCTGTGAAGGTGTACAAGAAGCTGCCCAGCCTGCTGGGACAGAAAGGAGAGAACACTGTGCCTGTGAAGGTCTCCTTATATCCACTGAGCATGTTTGGTAATACTGAGTCCAAGCTGAAGAACATGATCTCAGTCAAGCTGGTTGCAGACGTGGAGAAGGCCATGGATGCTTTCCACCAGGCTGAGATAAGAACTAGTGACCTgctggagaggagcagagagatcAAGACTGAAGACATCGTCCAAAAACTGGAGCGCTTCCGAAGCAGCCTGAGGATTTTCACTGTTAATTTCCTGCGGAAAATGGGAGACCTGATCCCAGCCATCAGAGGAGGCAACATGGAGGAGAATGCCCTGGGAGACCTTATGAAGTTCCAGGATGCATCTGGCTTCAGTGGGAAGGATATGAAGCTGTGGCTGGATGGAAAAGAGACTGAGATCAATGTTGTCACAAAGAACATAACCAAACTGAAGTCTGAGATTAGACCTCCTGGCCCGGAGCTCGACTCTTTCCTGATGGACCCAGATGTGACTGATGTTTTCGTATTCAGCTTCACCTCTCTGAGTTATGATGAACCGTACCTGGAGCAAATCTCACAGGCAGCTGAGAACTTCAAGAGTGGTTCCACCACCTTTAGCACACCTGAACGGAACCCAGGAAAGGAGGTGGATGCTCCCTGGTACAGGAGACCAGAAGTGAAGGAGGCCCTAGGCTCTGCACGTGAGGTCTTTAACAAAGCACCCCTCAAAGTCATCAGCTTCATTTCCGACACAAGATACCCAGGAGCATCCGTCCGGTGGTATCACAACGCGCACTTGAAAGATCCACACGTAACAACCATCCCAGTACATCTGC ATACTCGTGAGTTCACACTGGACCCCAACACAGTGAGCAGATATCTCCGtctgtctgaggggaacaggaaggTGACACATGCCGGGGAgaagcagccgtatcctgaccaccctgACAGATTTACGGGCAACTTCTTTGCTGGATTGATCACCTGCCCCCAGGTGCTGAGCAGAGAGCCTCTgcctggacgctgctactgggagtgtGAGTGGAGTGGGAGGGGCGTGTATGTGGGAGTGGCCTATACGAGCATGAGCAGGAGGGAATTCATTGGCTACTCTGCCAAGGCCTGGTGTCTGTACTGTTGCAGTGACGAATACGAAGCCTACCACAATTCCAATAGGACTGTCCCACCTGTCACCCCCGCAGACTCCAGgagagtaggagtgtatgtggaccGTGAGgtcggcactctgtccttctacagggtCTCCTCtgatactctcacacacctgcacaccttcaCCACCACATTCACTAGTGAGCCCCTACATGCAGCAATTTATGTTTATCCTGACTCATCAGTGTCTCTGATCtag